From the Streptomyces sp. NBC_00390 genome, the window GCGGCGTCCGATTGTTCCAGCGCCGAGCGGTGCGGCCACACGATCGCGTGGTCGAAGGCCAGGAACGGCTCGGCGATGCGGTACCACGTCAGGCCCGGACGGAAGGCGTCGGACTCGCTCTGCAGCAGACCGCAGTCCTGCAGCACTCCCAGGGCCCGGGACACTTGGGGAAGCGGACAGGCCACAGACTCGGTGACCGCCCCGCGGGTCGAGTTCCCCGAAACGATGGCGGTCAGTACCGAGTGGCACAGAGCCCGGTCCCAGTGGTCCGCGCCCTGATCGAGCAGATGGCGTGCCTCCCAGAACAAGGGCCTTCGGGGATTGAGCACGGTCCTGCACACCCAGCGGTCGAAGTCGTCCGGATCTGTCGGGGTGTCGTCGGAGACGAACTCGTACCGGTATGCGGGGGCTCCTCCCACGACAGCGTGCACGAGCAGCGCAAGCCGGGAATCGTCGATGCCCCAGAGTCCGGCCGCCTGCCGAAAGTCCAGCGGGCGGACCGCGAGCGCCAACGTGGCCAGTCCCCGCAACGGGGAAGACGCACTGAAGAGCCTGTGCATGACAGGCACGGTACTGCCGGACAGAAGCAGCCGGGGGCGACCCGGCCGACTCCGGGCCTGCAGGCGGTGGAAGGCACCATGGAGGATGGAGGGGAGGGCGGGGCTCTGCCGGACGAGGTCGGGGAACTCGTCGATGACCACGGGGAACGGTCCTGGGTCCCCGAGCGCGAGCAGGGCGTCGACAGCGTCCACCCAGCCGTGCGGACCGGGAGCAGGTGATGCGCCGGTGTGCAGGGCGAGCTGGTCGGCGAGCTGGTGGAGTGATTCCGCCTCTGTGACTTCCTGCGCCCCGAAGTAGAAGCCTCCCGTGGCCCTGGTCAGCGCCTTCAGGAGGTACGTCTTGCCCTGTCTGCGCCGTCCCGACACGATGCCGAGGGAGGGACCCTCTTCAGGTGCGCACGCGAAGGCCACAAGTGCCTCCCACTCGGCCGCGCGGTCGAACATCCCGTCCGGCCGGGGGTGGCGTACGGCATCGGACTGCGGCACGGACCGCTCCCCTCATCAGTGGCTGTCCTCGTCTCCCAGTACACCCCCAAAGGCGACCGGCCCGCTCGGCGTGCCGGCGCTGCCGCCTCCTCAATGCGATGTTGTCGTCCCGGCATGCGCGTGCGGCGCGCAGCACTGCAGCTCTCTTTTGGGCTGCCAGGCCATGGCCGCTGGCACCTGCGACGGCGACCTTGGAATGATCCACCGGAAGAGCCCCCGGGAAG encodes:
- a CDS encoding AAA family ATPase — its product is MPQSDAVRHPRPDGMFDRAAEWEALVAFACAPEEGPSLGIVSGRRRQGKTYLLKALTRATGGFYFGAQEVTEAESLHQLADQLALHTGASPAPGPHGWVDAVDALLALGDPGPFPVVIDEFPDLVRQSPALPSILHGAFHRLQARSRPGRPRLLLSGSTVPVMHRLFSASSPLRGLATLALAVRPLDFRQAAGLWGIDDSRLALLVHAVVGGAPAYRYEFVSDDTPTDPDDFDRWVCRTVLNPRRPLFWEARHLLDQGADHWDRALCHSVLTAIVSGNSTRGAVTESVACPLPQVSRALGVLQDCGLLQSESDAFRPGLTWYRIAEPFLAFDHAIVWPHRSALEQSDAAQVWQRARSVFDALVVAPDFAQVCRDWAAEFAAPDTFGAPAGTVSHGSIPGPQGSTAFDIEVVVRGASDHQQGALLSVGQAHWNEIMDLDNLRRLRHVLALLADSGEDVGRAMPACYSGAGFSPELRAAEARGEVLLVGLDRLYHGA